From one Dermacentor variabilis isolate Ectoservices chromosome 3, ASM5094787v1, whole genome shotgun sequence genomic stretch:
- the Icmt gene encoding isoprenylcysteine carboxylmethyltransferase ste14: MALSTNGRISLYCFCLAASVVLISLIGALGQLLYYVVEDYWLLLSTVYSTCIHGVLYIFYKPRGNAYKVVWRAALLGTGTGLGILTSVHGSDSWRVFGWYLALLSGFHFSEYFVTAVTNPKSLTLDSFLLNHSREYGVAAACSWLEFLIERYIAPGMKQIWWVSYMGLAMCVLGEGLRKAAMLTAGTNFNHIIQNHREQGHVLVTHGVYALCRHPSYVGWFLWSIGTQVVLVNPVCTVAYTLASWKFFRTRVEEEEITLLTFFGEDYVQYQKRTCTGLPFIHGFRAEV; the protein is encoded by the exons ATGGCGCTTAGCACGAATGGGAGGATCAGCCTTTACTGCTTCTGTTTAGCGGCGAGTGTCGTGCTCATCTCTCTTATTGGTGCCTTAGGTCAGCTGCTTTACTATGTTGTCGAAGATTACTGGCTGTTGCTCTCAACGGTGTACTCCACGTGTATTCACGGTGTCCTGTACATATTTTACAAACCCCGTGGAAATGCTTACAAG GTTGTTTGGAGAGCTGCATTGCTTGGCACAGGGACGGGGCTTGGAATCCTCACTAGTGTCCATGGATCTGACTCGTGGCGGGTATTTGGCTGGTACCTGGCACTGCTTAGTGGCTTCCACTTCTCTGAGTACTTTGTAACAGCAGTCACAAATCCCAAGTCACTGACTCTCGACTCATTTCTGCTCAACCATAGTCGGGAATATGGTGTAGCAGCAGCATGCAGCTGGTTGGAATTTCTCATTGAGAGGTACATTGCTCCTG GCATGAAGCAGATATGGTGGGTCAGCTACATGGGCCTTGCAATGTGCGTGCTCGGTGAAGGGTTGCGTAAAGCAGCCATGCTCACAGCAGGCACCAACTTCAACCACATCATACAGAACCACCGAGAGCAAGGGCATGTGCTGGTCACCCATGGCGTGTATGCCCTCTGTCGGCACCCATCTTATGTCGGCTGGTTCCTGTGGTCCATTGGCACCCAG GTTGTCCTGGTCAACCCAGTCTGCACTGTGGCCTATACTCTTGCATCATGGAAGTTCTTTAGGACGAGGGTTGAGGAAGAAGAGATCACCCTTCTGACCTTCTTTGGTGAAGATTATGTGCAATACCAGAAGCGGACTTGCACAGGCCTGCCCTTCATCCATGggtttcgtgctgaagtgtga